Proteins encoded by one window of Arachis ipaensis cultivar K30076 chromosome B04, Araip1.1, whole genome shotgun sequence:
- the LOC107638826 gene encoding peroxidase A2, whose protein sequence is MMKFLLAIVLCGVVVLGTFPLSSDAQASQLDPSFYSATCPTVHSIVREVLRNVSKTDPRILASIMRLHFHDCFVQGCDASLLLNNTATIVSEQGAAPNNNSIRGLNVVNQIKTAVEAVCPNTVSCADILALGAEISSVLGGGPDWKVPLGRRDSLTANLTLANQNLPAAFFTLPQLTTAFANQGLNITDLVTLSGAHTFGRAQCQFFFARLYNFNGTGNPDPTLDSSYRQTLQSLCPIDGSKNTSVVNLDLTTPDTVDNKYYSNLQAQKGLLQSDQELFSTPNASTTAIVNNFSANQTLFFEAFKASMIKMGNIGVLTGTNGEIRKQCNFVNSNSMGLANAASNKESFSEDGMVSSY, encoded by the exons ATGATGAAGTTCCTTTTGGCTATTGTGTTGTGTggtgtggtggttcttggaacaTTTCCTTTATCATCAGATGCACAAGCATCACAACTAGACCCTTCCTTTTATAGCGCCACGTGTCCCACTGTTCATTCCATTGTTCGTGAAGTCCTTAGAAATGTCTCTAAAACTGATCCCCGTATTCTTGCTAGCATCATGAGGCTCCACTTCCATGATTGTTTCGTACAA GGTTGTGACGCATCGCTTCTGTTGAACAACACCGCTACTATAGTGAGTGAACAAGGTGCAGCTCCAAATAACAACTCCATTAGAGGTTTGAATGTTGTGAATCAGATCAAGACAGCCGTTGAAGCTGTTTGTCCAAACACTGTTTCTTGTGCTGATATTCTTGCACTTGGAGCTGAGATTTCTTCTGTTTTG GGAGGTGGTCCTGATTGGAAAGTTCCATTGGGAAGAAGGGATAGTTTAACAGCAAACCTCACACTTGCCAATCAAAACCTTCCAGCTGCTTTCTTCACTCTTCCACAACTTACAACAGCCTTTGCTAATCAAGGACTCAACATTACAGATCTAGTTACACTCTCAg GTGCTCATACATTTGGGAGAGCTCAATGCCAATTCTTCTTCGCTCGATTATATAATTTCAATGGCACTGGCAATCCTGATCCAACCCTAGACAGCAGTTACCGGCAAACACTACAATCACTTTGCCCTATAGACGGATCAAAGAATACTTCTGTGGTGAACTTGGATCTAACCACACCCGACACGGTCGACAACAAATACTATTCCAACCTTCAGGCTCAAAAGGGTCTGCTTCAAAGTGATCAAGAACTCTTCTCTACACCAAATGCAAGCACTACCGCCATTGTCAACAATTTTAGCGCTAACCAAACCCTATTCTTTGAGGCCTTTAAGGCTTCCATGATCAAAATGGGTAATATTGGTGTGCTTACCGGAACAAATGGTGAAATTAGAAAACAATGTAATTTTGTTAATAGCAACTCTATGGGGTTGGCTAATGCTGCATCTAATAAGGAATCTTTCTCAGAAGATGGCATGGTTAGCTCCTACTAA
- the LOC107638830 gene encoding peroxidase 15: MMNSLFGLTSVLCFVVGTLILPFSNAQLDPSFYNTTCPNLHSIVSNVLTNVSKSDPRMLASLIRLHFHDCFVQGCDGSILLNDTSSIVSEQSAVPNNNSIRGLDVINQIKTAVENACPAVVSCADIVALAAEVSSELANGPSWQVPLGRRDSLTANQTLANQNLPAANFNLTLLISRFANQNLNITDLVALSGAHTIGRAQCRFFSNRLYNFSSSGNPDPTLNTSYLQTLKSICPNDGGSGTNLTNLDLTTPDTFDNNYYSNLQQQNGLLQSDQELWNTTGASTISIVNSFSSNQTLFFEAFKASMIKMGNIGVLTGSQGEIRTQCNFVNGNSSGLATLVTKQSQDNDGRVSSI; the protein is encoded by the exons ATGATGAATTCCCTTTTTGGTCTCACTAGTGTTTTATGCTTTGTGGTTGGAACACTAATATTACCCTTTTCAAATGCACAACTAGATCCCTCCTTCTACAACACCACATGTCCCAATCTTCATTCAATTGTGAGTAACGTCCTCACAAATGTCTCAAAATCTGATCCAAGAATGCTTGCTAGTCTCATCAGGCTCCACTTTCATGATTGCTTTGTTCAA GGTTGTGATGGATCAATTTTGTTGAATGACACAAGTAGCATAGTGAGTGAGCAAAGTGCAGTACCAAATAACAACTCAATAAGAGGTTTAGATGttatcaatcaaatcaaaacagCCGTGGAAAATGCATGTCCTGCTGTTGTTTCTTGTGCTGATATCGTCGCTCTTGCAGCTGAAGTATCTTCTGAGTTG GCGAATGGTCCTAGCTGGCAGGTTCCATTAGGAAGAAGGGACAGTTTAACAGCAAACCAAACACTTGCTAATCAAAATCTTCCAGCTGCCAACTTCAATCTCACTCTACTTATATCTAGATTTGCTAATCAAAATCTCAACATTACCGACCTTGTTGCACTCTCAG GGGCTCACACAATTGGCAGAGCTCAATGTAGATTTTTCAGCAATCGATTATACAATTTTAGCAGCAGTGGAAACCCTGATCCAACTTTAAACACAAGTTACCTACAAACACTTAAATCAATATGCCCTAATGATGGCGGGTCAGGGACTAATCTCACCAATTTGGACCTAACAACCCCTGACACATTTGATAACAACTATTACTCCAATCTTCAACAACAAAATGGATTGCTTCAGAGTGATCAAGAGTTGTGGAACACTACAGGTGCATCTACAATTAGCATTGTCAACAGTTTTAGTAGCAACCAAACTCTTTTCTTTGAGGCATTTAAGGCTTCAATGATTAAGATGGGTAACATTGGAGTTTTAACTGGCTCTCAAGGTGAAATCAGAACACAGTGTAATTTTGTCAATGGGAATTCTTCTGGATTGGCTACTCTAGTCACCAAACAATCACAAGATAATGATGGAAGGGTTAGTTCAATCTAA